GAGTGCACGGTAGAGCTTGTTGAGCGCTCCCGCGTTCGGCCCGGCCAGCAGCGTCCACGCGAACGCGCCCAGGAACGGCGGCGTAACGAACGACGCCATGACCAGGGCGCGCACGCACCGCTTCAGCGGAAGGTCGGTGCGCGTCACCAGCCACGCCATCGACCCGCCGGCGGCCACCGCGATGATCCCGACCCAGAACGAGACGACGATCGTGTTCCAGATCGCCTTGAGGAACGCGGCGTTGGTAAAGACCTCGACGTACTTGCGGAGCGTGATCCCGGTCTCGTCCACCAGGCTCGTGCTCACCAGCGAAGCGAGCGGGAGCACCATGAGAAAGACGAGCAGCAACGCGACGCCGGCCCACACGGGCAGCGTCGCGTCGCGCGTCGCGAGCCCGAGCCGCACGGCGGCCCGTGCCCGGCCGATCGTTTCCGTACCGGCGATCGACATCGGTCAGCCTCTTACGCGCCGAAAAACTGCGTGAACCGCTTCTTGATCTCGGCGTTTCTCTTCTCGAGCTCGTCGGGATCCGCGTTCAGGAGCTTGAGGTCCTTCAGTTTCGGCTTGTCCGGCGGATAGGTGACGGCCGGATGACCGGTGTACAGCCCCTCACGATCGGCGAGCAGCTGTTGCGATTCGCGGGCGAAGATGAACTCCATGAAGAGCTTTGCGGCGTTGGGGTGCGGAGCGTCCTTGGCGACGGCCACCGGGGAGACCACGAGCGGGACTCCCTCCGCCGGGTAGACGATCTTGATCGGATTTCCCTGCTTGAGCGTCTTGTAATAGAAGTACTCCGCCCCGTTCACGCCGATCGGGCGCTCCCCCGACGCCACCACGCCGGCGGGATCGTTGGCCGACTGCACCAGGTGCAGGCTGTTTTTCGCCAGATCGCGAAAGTAGTCCCAGCCGTAGAGGTTCACCAGAGCGAGCACGTGCGTCATGATGATCCCGCTGTACCCGGGATGGGCGCTCACCATCCTGCCCTTCCATTTCGAGTTGAGCAGGTCTTTCCAGGTCTTCGGCGCGTCTTTTTCGGGCACGACCTTCGGGTTGTGCGCGATCACCGAGAGCGTCGCCCTCATTCCGAAGTAATAGCCGTCCTTGTCCTTGAATCCGGAGGGAAAAGGCTCTACCCCGCGCGGCGTGTACTTGAGCAGCATTCCCTTTTCCTTGAGCAGCACGAAATGGCCGGCGTCGGACGTATGGATGATGTCGGCGTTCTTGATGCCCGCTCCGGCCTCCTGCATCACCCTCTGCAGCACGCGCTGCGACCCCGTGCGATGGACCTCGACGTCGACGCCCGGGTATTTCGTGCGGAACGCGTGCGCGATCGCGGTCGAGGAAGGGATCGCCAGAGAGGTGTACCAGACGACCTTGCCCTCTTTTTTCGCGGCCTGGACGAGCGCGGCATCCTGGGCGAAAGCGACCGACACGCCGCCGAGACACCAAACGGCCGCCAGCGCGGCAACGAGCCTCATCATGGATTCTTACCTCCTTCCTGTGAGCATGGATCCCCTGAGCCCAATCCTCCATAGCCGACAGGCTTCGATGACGCAAGCGCCCCGCCCGCCCCGTCTCACCCCGCCCGCAGCAGCTCCGTCAGCTCCCGGATCGACGAAAGCTCCTCCAGCGAAGAGACGGCGGCGATGATTCGTTCCGCCCTCGATTCCGGCAGGGCGAGGCGAGCGTTCGCGCGGAACTTCTCCTGCAGCTCTTCCGGCGGCAGCGGCCACTCGGGTCCGCCCCGCGGGTGCGGCTGGTTTTCCTCGAGGACCGTCCCGTCGTCGAGCACGACCCGCACGTGGCCCGAGAAGTGGCGGGGGTAGTCGATCGACGGGTCCAGCTCGTAGCGGACCTTTGCCGCGAGCGCGAGAATTTGCGGATCGCGGATCGCCGCTTCGGAGAATTCTTCCAGGCCGGCTCTTCCACGCACCAGGATCGCGGCGATGCTGTACGGCAGACTGAACTTGGCGCCGTAGGAGGTCGCCGGCCGCCGCTTGCTTTCCAGCGGTTCCCAGAGCCGGTGCACCGGCCCTTCGGCCGTCCGGCAGACGATCTCCGCGATGCGTGCCGGGACGAGACCGTGCTTCTGCCGGAGCCTCAGAGCGCAATCCATGTAGGGATGGGATATCGAGCCGCAGGGATACGACTTGAACGTCAGCCGCGGGGTTTCCCAGGCCCGGCCGAGCTCCGCCAGCCCTCGAAAATCATAGTCGTCCGGACCCCCGAAGCAGCGATAGAAGCCGTGGCGGCCCTCGAAGACCGTCGCCGGTCCGCGAAAACCCTGAGCCGCGAGCCAGGTCGCGATCACGCCCGCGTGGGCCGACCAGCC
The sequence above is a segment of the Candidatus Zixiibacteriota bacterium genome. Coding sequences within it:
- a CDS encoding extracellular solute-binding protein: MMRLVAALAAVWCLGGVSVAFAQDAALVQAAKKEGKVVWYTSLAIPSSTAIAHAFRTKYPGVDVEVHRTGSQRVLQRVMQEAGAGIKNADIIHTSDAGHFVLLKEKGMLLKYTPRGVEPFPSGFKDKDGYYFGMRATLSVIAHNPKVVPEKDAPKTWKDLLNSKWKGRMVSAHPGYSGIIMTHVLALVNLYGWDYFRDLAKNSLHLVQSANDPAGVVASGERPIGVNGAEYFYYKTLKQGNPIKIVYPAEGVPLVVSPVAVAKDAPHPNAAKLFMEFIFARESQQLLADREGLYTGHPAVTYPPDKPKLKDLKLLNADPDELEKRNAEIKKRFTQFFGA
- a CDS encoding MmgE/PrpD family protein, with translation METCSQQIARFVSSLELGAVPPEVTAKAKLVFLDTLGVALASSTMDFGRMVCGVAERLGGAPHSTVIGSRIRAAAPNAVLANGTLAHGLDYDDTLEEAIVHTGCCAVTTALAVGEEVDASGAAVLEAAIAATEVLCKVGLVAPGRFHARGFHPTAVCSTFGAAAAAGKLYRLSEPQWVDALGLCGSQSSGIIEYLADGTWTKRLHPGWSAHAGVIATWLAAQGFRGPATVFEGRHGFYRCFGGPDDYDFRGLAELGRAWETPRLTFKSYPCGSISHPYMDCALRLRQKHGLVPARIAEIVCRTAEGPVHRLWEPLESKRRPATSYGAKFSLPYSIAAILVRGRAGLEEFSEAAIRDPQILALAAKVRYELDPSIDYPRHFSGHVRVVLDDGTVLEENQPHPRGGPEWPLPPEELQEKFRANARLALPESRAERIIAAVSSLEELSSIRELTELLRAG